CAGGTCAACGTACCGCTGGTTGCCGATATCCACTTTGACTATCGCATTGCTTTGAAAGTCGCCGAATACGGTGTGGACTGCCTGCGCATTAACCCAGGCAACATCGGTAACGAAGAGCGTATCCGCAGCGTCGTCGACTGCGCGCGCCACTACAACATCCCGATCCGCATCGGCGTCAACGGCGGTTCGCTGGAGCGTGACCTGCAGGAAAAATATGGCGAACCGACGCCACAGGCGCTGCTGGAATCGGCAATGCGCCACGTTGATCATCTCGACCGTCTTAATTTTGACCAGTTTAAGGTCAGCGTTAAGGCCTCTGACGTGTTCCTTGCCGTAGAATCCTATCGCCTGCTGGCAAAGCAGATCGATCAGCCGTTGCACTTAGGCATCACCGAAGCCGGTGGCGCGCGTGCCGGTGCGGTTAAATCTGCCATCGGCCTCGGCCTGCTGCTTTCCGAAGGAATCGGCGACACGCTGCGTATTTCGCTGGCGGCCGACCCGGTTGAAGAGGTGAAGGTCGGTTTCGATATTCTGAAATCGCTGCGCATTCGCTCGCGCGGGATTAACTTTATCGCCTGC
This portion of the Erwinia sp. E602 genome encodes:
- the ispG gene encoding flavodoxin-dependent (E)-4-hydroxy-3-methylbut-2-enyl-diphosphate synthase, with the protein product MHSEVPITRRKSTRIYVGKVPVGDGAPIAVQSMTNTKTTDVAATVAQIKALERVGVDIVRVSVPTMDAAEAFRLIKQQVNVPLVADIHFDYRIALKVAEYGVDCLRINPGNIGNEERIRSVVDCARHYNIPIRIGVNGGSLERDLQEKYGEPTPQALLESAMRHVDHLDRLNFDQFKVSVKASDVFLAVESYRLLAKQIDQPLHLGITEAGGARAGAVKSAIGLGLLLSEGIGDTLRISLAADPVEEVKVGFDILKSLRIRSRGINFIACPTCSRQEFDVIGTVNALEQRLEDIITPMDISIIGCVVNGPGEATVSTMGVTGGSKKSGFYEDGVRLRERLDNDNMIDQLEARIRAKATILDETRRINVQQVEK